CAGCATCACCGCCGGGCTCAGCTACCACCAGTACAAGGCGCTGCTGACCCGGGAGGCCCAGGACCAGATCTACTGGACCGCGGAGAGTGCCCAGCGGACCCTGGAGGCCTTTCTTGGCCGCCTGCAGGCCCTGGTGCTGTTCGTGGCCAACGAGCACACCCTGGACGATCTGTCCCAGCCTCAGGTCCTGGAGCGGGTGTTCGGCAACCTCAAGAAGGAGCACGTGGGGCTGGTGGACCTGTCGGTCATCGACGGCCGGGGCATCCAGGTGGCCTATGCCGGGCCTTACGGGCTGGCCGGCAAGGACTATCGGGACAGCCCCTGGTTCCAGACGGCCCTGGCGCGGCGCATCCATGTGAGCGACGTGTTCATGGGCTTTCGGAACGTGCCACACTTCGTGATCGCGGTCAGCAAGCGGGACCCGGGTGACCACGACTACTGGGTGCTCCGGGTCAGTATCGACAACGAGACCCTGGAGCAGTTCCTCTCGGCGGTGACCTCCCAGGCCACGGACGATATCTTTCTCGTGGGCAGCACCGGGGTGCTGCAGACCACCTCCCGCTACTATGGGCCAACCGGCGGTCAGTTCGACGTCCTGTGTCCCGGCAAGACCGGCATCACTGTGACGCGGGAGACCCGAGGCGTGCGGGGGGTGCTGCGGGCGGCGGGGCCGATCCGTGGCACCCCGTGGGTGCTGGTGCTGGAGCAGCAGGCCTTTGCCGGGCGCCTGTCGTGGATCGCCTTCCGCAACCAGCTGCTGGTTATCGTGGCGTCCAGCATTGTGGTGGGCGGTCTGCTTATCCTGCGTCTCGCCCACCTCTTGGCCTCCCGGATCCGCCAGGCGGACGAGAGCCGGGAGCTGGCCATGGCCGAGGCCGAGCACTCCGGCAAGCTGGCCTCCATCGGCCGGCTGGCTGCCGGGGTGGCCCACGAGATCAACAACCCGCTGGCGATCATCAGCGAGAAGGCCGGGCTGCTCAAAGACATCCTGGAGCGGGACACCGAGGTCCGGTACCGGGACAAGTTCTTGACCCAGGTGGCGGGCCTGCTCAATGC
This is a stretch of genomic DNA from Thermodesulfobacteriota bacterium. It encodes these proteins:
- a CDS encoding ATP-binding protein, whose translation is MEWLSRNRLFSLESGAGPSTAMARYRRLRRLLLAAMALIALIPVSITAGLSYHQYKALLTREAQDQIYWTAESAQRTLEAFLGRLQALVLFVANEHTLDDLSQPQVLERVFGNLKKEHVGLVDLSVIDGRGIQVAYAGPYGLAGKDYRDSPWFQTALARRIHVSDVFMGFRNVPHFVIAVSKRDPGDHDYWVLRVSIDNETLEQFLSAVTSQATDDIFLVGSTGVLQTTSRYYGPTGGQFDVLCPGKTGITVTRETRGVRGVLRAAGPIRGTPWVLVLEQQAFAGRLSWIAFRNQLLVIVASSIVVGGLLILRLAHLLASRIRQADESRELAMAEAEHSGKLASIGRLAAGVAHEINNPLAIISEKAGLLKDILERDTEVRYRDKFLTQVAGLLNAVNRCRVITHRLLGFARRIEVRVETVQLNEVVKEVLSFLDKEALYRGITIDLDLDPDLPGIESDQGQLQQIFLNIINNAIDAVGQSGHIVVESNLRQGTVEVAITDDGPGMTPEVQKNIFEPFFTTKTGGDRKGTGLGLAITYGLVKKLGGKIAVKSAIGIGTTFVVSFPVGVVPDMGGGNGDNLGLDRG